One segment of Bradyrhizobium sp. CB2312 DNA contains the following:
- the istB gene encoding IS21-like element helper ATPase IstB codes for MSVTNTVDAARLNLLLNELRLPAIKVLWAQFAEQSDKEGWPAGRFLATIAEHEIAERGRRRIERHLVEARLPAGKAFDSFDFEAVPMISKAQVMALAAGDSWLGKGANLLLFGPPGGGKSHLAAAIGLALIENGWRVLFTRTTDLVQKLQLARRELNLEAAINRLDRFDLLILDDLAYVTKDQAETSVLFELISARYERRSMLITANQPFGEWNRVFPDPAMTLAAIDRLVHHATIVEMNVESYRRRTALERKRGPGRPPSHATPKTVAD; via the coding sequence ATGAGCGTAACGAACACGGTGGATGCCGCGCGCCTCAATCTGTTGCTCAATGAGCTCCGGCTGCCTGCCATCAAGGTGCTGTGGGCGCAATTTGCCGAACAGTCCGACAAGGAAGGCTGGCCGGCCGGCCGCTTCCTCGCGACCATCGCCGAGCACGAGATCGCCGAACGCGGCCGCCGTCGGATCGAACGACACCTTGTCGAAGCACGTTTGCCCGCCGGAAAGGCCTTCGACAGCTTCGACTTCGAAGCCGTGCCGATGATCTCGAAGGCGCAGGTGATGGCGCTCGCCGCCGGTGACAGCTGGCTGGGCAAGGGCGCCAATTTGCTGTTGTTCGGCCCGCCCGGCGGCGGAAAGAGCCACTTGGCGGCAGCGATTGGCCTGGCCCTCATCGAGAACGGATGGCGCGTCCTCTTCACCCGGACCACCGATCTCGTGCAGAAGCTCCAGCTAGCGCGACGCGAGCTTAACCTCGAGGCGGCCATCAATCGTCTCGATCGCTTCGATCTCCTGATTCTTGATGATCTCGCTTACGTCACCAAGGATCAGGCCGAGACCAGCGTGCTGTTCGAGCTCATCAGTGCACGCTACGAGCGCCGCTCGATGCTGATCACCGCCAATCAGCCATTCGGCGAATGGAACAGGGTCTTCCCGGATCCCGCCATGACCCTCGCCGCTATCGATCGCCTCGTTCACCACGCCACCATCGTCGAGATGAACGTCGAGAGCTATCGCAGACGGACCGCCCTCGAACGAAAACGCGGTCCAGGACGGCCGCCATCGCACGCGACACCTAAAACCGTGGCTGATTGA